From the Gouania willdenowi chromosome 19, fGouWil2.1, whole genome shotgun sequence genome, one window contains:
- the ube2ib gene encoding SUMO-conjugating enzyme UBC9-A produces MSGIALSRLAQERKAWRKDHPFGFVAVPTKNPDGTMNLMNWECAIPGKKGTPWEGGLFKLRMLFKDDYPSSPPKCKFEPPLFHPNVYPSGTVCLSILEEDKDWRPAITIKQILLGIQELLNEPNIQDPAQAEAYTIYCQNRVEYEKRVRAQAKKFSPS; encoded by the exons ATGTCAGGCATTGCATTGAGCCGGCTTGCCCAGGAGCGCAAGGCATGGCGGAAAGACCACCCTTTT GGATTTGTTGCCGTACCAACAAAAAATCCAGACGGAACCATGAACCTCATGAACTGGGAATGTGCCATCCCTGGCAAGAAGGGG ACTCCGTGGGAAGGAGGCCTTTTCAAACTGCGTATGTTGTTCAAAGATGACTATCCCTCTTCACCACCAAAAT GTAAATTTGAGCCTCCGCTCTTCCATCCAAACGTGTATCCGTCTGGTACAGTGTGTCTATCCATTCTAGAGGAGGACAAGGACTGGAGACCAGCCATCACAATAAAGCAG ATCTTATTAGGAATCCAGGAACTCCTAAATGAGCCAAATATTCAGGATCCAGCCCAAGCAGAGGCGTACACAATCTACTG CCAAAACAGAGTAGAATATGAAAAAAGAGTTCGAGCACAAGCCAAAAAGTTCTCCCCTTCATAA
- the cfap119 gene encoding cilia- and flagella-associated protein 119: MDTTIKVPRTVKAKVMLWTDISYHDMEEIENMLSTWDLERCLCRLLKVDLPEPKRGVLLELYVQSVLFCREHNFSREQTSTFLSIIKSIHDLNVETPFDNIEQCVSYCKELLLCHSVRRPPFSINLFGPEEIKCVFEYIYTSYFKHFKLYKYVFTPEVKLDLSLTYSETVEEEPLQPHTTVNSSEPDVKSEHDGSVDTQQENTGQEEEEEEAASSDPTSEVKALIEQAVRKQIAFVSGELDQRMKDMALQHNGSPQPPQPKNNKKQ, translated from the exons ATGGATACTACAATAAAG GTCCCGAGGACTGTTAAAGCTAAAGTTATGCTTTG GACAGATATCAGCTACCATGATATGGAGGAAATTGAAAACATGTTGTCCACGTGGGATCTAGAGAG ATGTTTGTGCAGGTTGCTCAAGGTCGACCTCCCAGAACCAAAAAGAGGAGTTTTGCTGGAGCTGTATGTACAGTCTGTGCTTTTCTGCAGAGAGCACAACTTCAGTCGAGAACAAACATCCACCTTCCTGTCCATCATCAAATCTATTCATGATCTTAATGTTG AAACTCCATTCGACAACATCGAGCAGTGTGTGAGTTACTGCAAGGAGCTCCTTCTTTGTCACTCAGTCAGG CGTCCTCCATTTAGTATCAACCTCTTTGGACCTGAAGAAATCAAATGCGTCTTTGAATACATCTACACCAGCTACTTTAAACACTTCAAACTCTATAAATATGTCTTTACTCCAGag GTGAAACTGGATTTGTCGTTGACATACTCTGAAACGGTAGAAGAAGAACCGCTTCAACCGCACACTACCGTTAATTCATCAGAGCCAG ATGTGAAAAGTGAGCACGACGGCTCTGTGGATACACAGCAGGAAAACACGggacaggaagaagaagaagaagaagctgcatCATCTG ATCCCACCTCAGAGGTAAAGGCGCTGATCGAGCAAGCAGTCAGAAAGCAAATTGCGTTTGTGTCTGGAGAACTGGATCAACGAATGAAGGACATGGCCCTTCAGCACAACGGCAGCCCACAGCCTCCACAGcccaagaacaacaaaaaacaatga
- the LOC114481438 gene encoding tubby protein isoform X1 — MEDTDIRQQKLDNQRILLIKKQQKKRADSQMLVANRDTRQKNRKHKGLSDETPLLISQSLSSTSLSDQVEHAHDNPLDEITLGESDTTCTSSAEMPSDKRSVPKIINLDIDKEPEVECDDNSDARQEENKTKKKDKKNKEIVKQTEQTEENKEEEEEEEEEEEEVKEKKEKKTKKKDKSKQSEDVQKTNKKTKQERKKKNLQEVTMSETESAEPASPKIKDKSNKSHDDDDDDDDEVEERSQKPVSKSPRRNKQLDTSRCQISDESKDDEIEADEKREKKRKKAEKASLASLNSNYRERSSSGSGSDDRPTSPVSVEDLEKFAVQPAPRDVTIQCRVTRDRRGMEKGIYPTYYLHMEKDDGKRVFLMAGRKRKKCKTSNYLISTDPTNLSKDTNSYIGKLRSNVLGTKFTVYDGGENPEKKPFIKECESIRQELAAICYETNVLGFRGPRKMTVIIPGMLENDERVAIHPKNDLETLLMRHGNGNTDKLVTLVNKFPSWNEQTNSYVLNFHGRVTQASVKNFQIIHPDNEDYIVMQFGRVAEDVFSMDYSFPMCALQAFAITLSSFDGKLACE, encoded by the exons ATGGAGGACACTGATATTCGACAACAGAAGCTGGACAATCAG AGAATTCTTTTGATCAaaaagcagcagaagaagaggGCAGATTCCCAAATGTTGGTAGCCAATCGGGACACGCGTCAAAAGAATCGTAAGCACAAAGGCCTCTCGGACGAGACGCCGCTACTGATCAGCCAGTCCCTCAGCAGCACTTCTCTGAGTG atCAAGTTGAACATGCTCACGACAACCCACTGGATGAAATCACATTGGGGGAAAGTGACACAACGTGCACGTCTTCAGCTGAGATGCCTTCAGACAAGCGTTCTGTTCCAAAGATAATCAACCTGGACATTGATAAGGAGCCTGAGGTCGAATGTGACGACAACAGTGACGCTCGTCAAGAAGAAAACAAGACCAAGAAGAAAGATAAGAAGAATAAAGAAATAGTCAAGC AGACAGAGCAGacagaagaaaacaaagaagaagaagaagaggaagaggaagaggaagaggaagtcaaggagaaaaaggagaagaaaacTAAGAAAAAGGACAAATCCAAACAGTCGGAGGatgtacagaaaacaaacaagaaaactaAGCAAGAGCGTAAAA aaaaAAACCTACAGGAGGTTACAATGTCTGAAACTGAGTCTGCTGAGCCAGCAAGTCCAAAGATAAAGGATAAAAGTAACAAaagtcatgatgatgatgatgatgatgatgatgaagtagAGGAAAGAAGCCAAAAGCCTGTGTCTAAGTCACCCAGGAGGAACAAACAGCTGGACACAT CCAGGTGCCAAATAAGTGATGAGAGCAAAGATGATGAAATCGAGGCAGATGAGAAAcgagagaagaagaggaaaaaagcaGAGAAAGCCAGTCTGGCTTCTCTTAACTCTAACTACAGAGAGCGTTCGTCCTCAGGCAGTGGATCTGATGACAGA CCCACGTCTCCAGTGTCTGTGGAGGACCTGGAGAAGTTTGCTGTGCAGCCTGCTCCCAGAGACGTGACCATCCAGTGCAGAGTGACCAGAGACAGGAGGGGCATGGAGAAGGGCATTTACCCCACATACTACCTCCACATGGAGAAAGACGACGGCAAGAGG GTCTTTCTAATGGCTGGCAGAAAGAGGAAGAAGTGCAAAACATCCAACTATTTGATCTCCACCGACCCAACAAATCTTTCTAAAGATACAAACAGCTACATAGGAAAACTAAG GTCCAATGTTCTGGGAACTAAGTTTACAGTTTATGATGGAGGTGAAAACCCAGAGAAGAAGCCATTCATCAAAGAGTGTGAGTCGATACGACAAGAACTAGCAGCTATATGTTAC GAGACAAATGTGCTGGGATTCAGGGGTCCAAGGAAAATGACTGTGATTATTCCCGGCATGCTGGAGAATGATGAGAGAGTGGCCATCCATcctaaaaat GATCTGGAGACTCTGCTGATGCGCCATGGAAACGGTAACACTGACAAACTGGTTACCCTGGTGAACAAGTTTCCCAGCTGGAATGAACAGACAAACTCGTATGTGCTAAACTTCCATGGACGAGTCACTCAGGCTTCTGTGAAAAACTTCCAGATCATCCACCCTGACAACG AGGACTACATAGTGATGCAGTTTGGTCGGGTGGCGGAGGACGTCTTTTCCATGGATTACAGCTTCCCAATGTGTGCCCTACAAGCCTTTGCCATTACTCTCTCTTCTTTTGATGGCAAACTGGCCTGTGAGTGA
- the LOC114481438 gene encoding tubby protein isoform X2, with amino-acid sequence MEDTDIRQQKLDNQRILLIKKQQKKRADSQMLVANRDTRQKNHQVEHAHDNPLDEITLGESDTTCTSSAEMPSDKRSVPKIINLDIDKEPEVECDDNSDARQEENKTKKKDKKNKEIVKQTEQTEENKEEEEEEEEEEEEVKEKKEKKTKKKDKSKQSEDVQKTNKKTKQERKKKNLQEVTMSETESAEPASPKIKDKSNKSHDDDDDDDDEVEERSQKPVSKSPRRNKQLDTSRCQISDESKDDEIEADEKREKKRKKAEKASLASLNSNYRERSSSGSGSDDRPTSPVSVEDLEKFAVQPAPRDVTIQCRVTRDRRGMEKGIYPTYYLHMEKDDGKRVFLMAGRKRKKCKTSNYLISTDPTNLSKDTNSYIGKLRSNVLGTKFTVYDGGENPEKKPFIKECESIRQELAAICYETNVLGFRGPRKMTVIIPGMLENDERVAIHPKNDLETLLMRHGNGNTDKLVTLVNKFPSWNEQTNSYVLNFHGRVTQASVKNFQIIHPDNEDYIVMQFGRVAEDVFSMDYSFPMCALQAFAITLSSFDGKLACE; translated from the exons ATGGAGGACACTGATATTCGACAACAGAAGCTGGACAATCAG AGAATTCTTTTGATCAaaaagcagcagaagaagaggGCAGATTCCCAAATGTTGGTAGCCAATCGGGACACGCGTCAAAAGAATC atCAAGTTGAACATGCTCACGACAACCCACTGGATGAAATCACATTGGGGGAAAGTGACACAACGTGCACGTCTTCAGCTGAGATGCCTTCAGACAAGCGTTCTGTTCCAAAGATAATCAACCTGGACATTGATAAGGAGCCTGAGGTCGAATGTGACGACAACAGTGACGCTCGTCAAGAAGAAAACAAGACCAAGAAGAAAGATAAGAAGAATAAAGAAATAGTCAAGC AGACAGAGCAGacagaagaaaacaaagaagaagaagaagaggaagaggaagaggaagaggaagtcaaggagaaaaaggagaagaaaacTAAGAAAAAGGACAAATCCAAACAGTCGGAGGatgtacagaaaacaaacaagaaaactaAGCAAGAGCGTAAAA aaaaAAACCTACAGGAGGTTACAATGTCTGAAACTGAGTCTGCTGAGCCAGCAAGTCCAAAGATAAAGGATAAAAGTAACAAaagtcatgatgatgatgatgatgatgatgatgaagtagAGGAAAGAAGCCAAAAGCCTGTGTCTAAGTCACCCAGGAGGAACAAACAGCTGGACACAT CCAGGTGCCAAATAAGTGATGAGAGCAAAGATGATGAAATCGAGGCAGATGAGAAAcgagagaagaagaggaaaaaagcaGAGAAAGCCAGTCTGGCTTCTCTTAACTCTAACTACAGAGAGCGTTCGTCCTCAGGCAGTGGATCTGATGACAGA CCCACGTCTCCAGTGTCTGTGGAGGACCTGGAGAAGTTTGCTGTGCAGCCTGCTCCCAGAGACGTGACCATCCAGTGCAGAGTGACCAGAGACAGGAGGGGCATGGAGAAGGGCATTTACCCCACATACTACCTCCACATGGAGAAAGACGACGGCAAGAGG GTCTTTCTAATGGCTGGCAGAAAGAGGAAGAAGTGCAAAACATCCAACTATTTGATCTCCACCGACCCAACAAATCTTTCTAAAGATACAAACAGCTACATAGGAAAACTAAG GTCCAATGTTCTGGGAACTAAGTTTACAGTTTATGATGGAGGTGAAAACCCAGAGAAGAAGCCATTCATCAAAGAGTGTGAGTCGATACGACAAGAACTAGCAGCTATATGTTAC GAGACAAATGTGCTGGGATTCAGGGGTCCAAGGAAAATGACTGTGATTATTCCCGGCATGCTGGAGAATGATGAGAGAGTGGCCATCCATcctaaaaat GATCTGGAGACTCTGCTGATGCGCCATGGAAACGGTAACACTGACAAACTGGTTACCCTGGTGAACAAGTTTCCCAGCTGGAATGAACAGACAAACTCGTATGTGCTAAACTTCCATGGACGAGTCACTCAGGCTTCTGTGAAAAACTTCCAGATCATCCACCCTGACAACG AGGACTACATAGTGATGCAGTTTGGTCGGGTGGCGGAGGACGTCTTTTCCATGGATTACAGCTTCCCAATGTGTGCCCTACAAGCCTTTGCCATTACTCTCTCTTCTTTTGATGGCAAACTGGCCTGTGAGTGA